ACTTGAAGGGTCTCTCTGTTGAGTGGACCTGCCGGATGTGACTATTGAGGTGGTCGGGTCTAGAACAGAgccgatggtggggggggggggggtggggggggggatgggggagggaagaAGTAGAGGTAAATGTCTAAAGTACTCCCACATGGCCCCATCCCCACATCCTGTTATCTACTTCTGCCTCTCCTTTTCCTCACCCTCGCCCTCTCCCCATTCTCCGCTACCCCCCCATACCTCAGATTCTCCAGGAGAATTGTCACAGTGGCAGAGTACCTCTCCCACACCTTTCTCCCTTGCCATCACCTCCcatcctttccctcctcctcctctccatccaccttcccctcctcttctccatcacactccctctcacccctcccctcccttacgcacttcctccccttcccctcttctctccccctccactcccttccctctctgccccatcttcccctcccctccactcccttccctctctgccccatcttcccctcccctctcccctccactcccttccctctctgccccatcttcccctctcctctccctctctgcccccctcctctcccccctcacctggagaAGCCCTTGCCGCAGTGGCTGCAGCCATAGGGTCGGTGAACGCCGCCCTCGTGCGAGCGGACGTGGTAGCTCATGCGATCCTTGCGTTTGAACCTCTGCTGGCAGACGGGGCACTCGAAGGGTTTCTCATCGGAGTGCGAGAGGCGATGACGGTTCAGGTGGTACACATCGCGAAACGCCTTGGCACAGAGCTCACAGCTGTGCTCCTTCCTGGGTGGCcggggaggggggctgggggaGGAGGGCGAGGAGGTGGGGGCCCTCCTGGCCCCCGCTCGGTGGGTCCCCTGGTGACGCCTCAGGTTATAGCTGTTCTTGAAGTGCTTTCCCACAGAGGGGGCAGATGAAAGGACCCCGTGGGCGGGTGCGGGGTGCAGGGGCTGCCGCTGGTGTCCCACCCCTTCCCTCCTCATCCCTCTCATCATCCGGTCCCGGAGCCGGTGtagtgggtggaggaggagggggtGCTGGAGGGGGGCCCCGCCCCTTCCTCTGGGGGGGAGCCCAGGATGGGAAGAAAGTCAGGCTGAAGGGTTGTGGGAGTTTCAGATGAGGTCGGCTATTGTGTTTAGAAAGTGGGATGTGCGGGAGAAGGGGTGGGAGAGATTTGGGGAGAAGGGTGGGGTGAGGGATACAAGAGGCAATAGGGAGGAGTGAGTGGCAGTTTTACATTTTATCATCCCCCAACACCTCCACTCCTCAACCCCGCCATTGTGAACAGAAGCCAAAACTCTCAACACCAGCCTCTTGATCTTCCCCCTTAATCCTTGACCACCCCACCTCTTGACCCCTGAAACCCcatacctctcagcttctcatctCGACACATGACCCCTAGCCACTCAACCCTTCAACCTCCTTCAACCTCTTATATTGACCCTACACATCTTATCCCTTGTTCCCTGCACCCTCGCTCTTGACACCATCCTCTCTGCTCTCCACATCTCTACCTTTGTCGTCACTGCCTAACCCTTCACTTCTGATGTCTGACCCCCAACTTCAATCCTACACTTACTGTTCACCCTCCTCTCAACCTTTCACCTGCTGCCCCCTTGACCCTAAATGCTCAAACGCTCATCTCTGGACCTTTCATCCCTTCATCCCTTCTCCTATGATAGACAGCCCTACTGAAGTTTGAACAGGCTAATCCCAGTGCCCCACAAGCACTGATACAGTTCCTAAAATCCCAGTACCCAATATTACACTGTCCTCTGAGCCCCACCACTCACCAATGGCTCTGCCTCTAACAGAGGTCAAGCATCACCCATGGCTCAGTTCCCATCCCTTCAAGCCCAGTGCCCCAAAAACTCAGGTCACACCCCCCTTCCTTAAATCCCCATGGGCTGGTGGGCTAAGCACAGGCCCTATGGAAGCTATGCTCACCCCTCACCTGCATGAGATAGCTTCCCCCTTAACCGCTTCTGCAGGCTCACTAGTAGTCCTGCCCCACCCTAGCAGGTTTCCCACAAAGCCTCACCTCTACCCTCACACCCCCATCCCCTCCCTGTAgccccacccccacaccacaCCCCCATCTCTTCCCTGTAGCCACACCCCTGCCCTTTCCCTGTAATGTCCCTTCCTCGTGACCCCATTCATGTAGCCCCGCCCTCCACAGAAGCCCCGCCCCTTCCCTCTGACCGCATTCATGTAGCCGCCGCCCCTTACCCCGAATTCACGCCCATTCCCCAACAGACCCCCACCCACGGAGCTCCGCCCCTCCGGCCACGCCCGTTACCTCTAGCCCCTCCCCCAAATATAGTTTGGTCacgcccctcccctcccctgtggcctcccctccccctcccgtagCCCCGACCCCGCCCCCCTGGGTCTCACCGGGAAGATGAAGCTGCTCCAAGCGGCGTCCATGCCAGTCCTCCCGCCACCCCTCGGTTTTCCCCGCTTTTAGTCCTCCCGCCGGTCCCCGGTCCTCCAGGACCCTCAGTCCTCCCAGCTTCCGAACCTCGGTCCTCCCGAATTCCGTAGATCCTCTTAGGGCCCTCGGTCCTCAGCCGTGGAACCTCCTAGCTTGGTCGCCTTTCCTGGTGCCGGTCCTCCGCGCTCCCGGAACCGGGACGGCAGCGGCAGTAGAGGTTTCGGCGCTGAGGCTCGGCTCGGGCCCTGTGGCCTGGGCCTCAAGCGTGCGCCGGCCTCTCCTGCCGTTCTTCGCCCCGGGTTGCTGTTGTTCCTCCTACTGTTAGTGCTCCTGCCCCCCCTTGGGAGCCACGGGCCTGGCTGGGCCCCAGACCCCGGCCTCGGGTGCTTGCGTCCTCTCGCACGCCTCTATTTACAAACAGCAGCCGCTCAGCGACATGGCGGCAGCGGCGTGACCCCTGAACCCGGGGTGTCCCCGCCCCCTTCCCCCGGGGGTAGGGAGACGGaaggtgagagtggggagagagggaggatggacaGAGATAGAGGCAGGAGCGGGCTGGAGAGAGGTGAAGAAaagcagggagaggtttaggacaaggggagtaagggggagagagacagagtgaggctcgatctacaccatcccatcacacactcccagggtcagacacagtgtgaagctccctccgcaccgtcccatcacacactcccggggtcagacagagcaaatctccctccacaccgtcccatcacacactcccggggtcaaacacagagtgaagctccctccacacagccccatcacacactcccggggtcagacacagagtgaagctccctccacacagccccatcacacactcccggggtcagacagagcaaatctccctccacaccgtcccatcacacactcccagggtcagacacagagtgaaactccctccacacagccccatcacacactcccggggtcaaacacagagtgaagctcccccccaCAGATATCACATGTGTGGTTGAGGTCTCATTGAAGCCTCCAAGACGTGAAAAGCCGagggcagagtggatgtggagaagatacttacaacAATGGGATACAGTCCATTCCATCAATGATACAGTCTCAGGAACAGTGGacctccatttagaatggagatggggaggaatttcttcagctgaaGGGTGGCGAATTTGTTGCCATTAGTGGCTGTGGGAGCCAAATtcatgggtgcatttaaggctgagattgataggtttgttGGTAAGGAGAGAGTTATGGGGCGGATTACAGGGAGAATCGATTGAAATAAAAAATCATCTTTTGTTAAATGGGGAGGCTGAATGGTCAATTGGGCTTCTTTTTTTGTCTGAAATAACATTAGACTTGAGAGCAGCATGCACCACCAATGTTTAAATTAGAAtctggtttgttttctctgacaAGTGTCATGAAGTAGATTGTATGCAACAGCAGTACTGCCACAAATtccagtagtgttcatgggttcctgaCCATGAAGAAATCAGATGGTGCAGGgagagtaactgttcctgaatccttgaggctcctgttcctcttcCCTGACGGTAGCattgggaagagggcatgtcctgggtgacggggtcattagtgatggatgctgtcttcttgaggcaatttggcagattggtttattattattacatgTACGGAGATATGGCAAAAaatgtcttgcacactgttcacacagatcagattgTCACTCAGTGCACTGAGGCAGAACAATaatgatgcagaataaagtgtcacagttacagagagagtgcagtgcaggaggacaataaggtgcaaggccttAACAATCgctttgacccactactgtcaggcAGGAGATGCCAAGaaaaggccaccctcagggtcaaggagcaatgccttatgAAGTCTGGGTACTTCAACCTGATGGTACGAATATTGAATACACCTTCCAGGAAAAAAATTCCCCTTTCCATCTTCCTCCCCTTCTATCCCCCACTCAGACCTGTTACCCCTTCTCACCTCCCTATTACCTCCCCCgggacccctcctccttccctctcttctatggtccactttcctctcctatcagattctttcctctgcagcccttgacctttcccaccctcctggcttcacccacCAGCTTCagttagcctccttcccctcttccctgccttttcattctggtgtcttccctcttccttctcagtcctgaagaagggtctcaacttgAAACATGGACTATTTCTTCATGCTGctggacctgttgagttcctccaggacttTGTGTGTGTTCAAGGAATGTTAGGGTGGGAAACGGCTTCTTCTCCCCAgccgtaagactactgaactccctgccgccacccaggtctcatcataattgcaccttattatttgtgaatttgtttgtggtaatattacaatgtgttgtgtgtgagttttaCTGtaggtactgtgttgtgcaccttggtccaaagGATCATTGCTTCATTTACCAGTATAAATATCTACAGTTTTAAAGACAGAAAACCT
This region of Hemitrygon akajei chromosome 31, sHemAka1.3, whole genome shotgun sequence genomic DNA includes:
- the LOC140718985 gene encoding LOW QUALITY PROTEIN: POZ (BTB) and AT hook-containing zinc finger 1-like (The sequence of the model RefSeq protein was modified relative to this genomic sequence to represent the inferred CDS: deleted 1 base in 1 codon), which produces MEENLRIQAGLQNKSDVLRSQTIQSFKNRGVREDASTRGRGLGPSQARGSQGGAGALTEVPRLRTEGPKRIYGIREDRGSEAGRTEGPGGPGTGGRTKSGENRGVAGGLAWTPLGAASSSRRPHLKLPQPFSLTFFPSWAPPQRKGRGPPPAPPPPPPTTPAPGPDDERDEEGRGGTPAAAPAPRTRPRGPFICPLCGKAFKNSYNLRRHQGTHRAGARRAPTSSPSSPSPPPRPPRKEHSCELCAKAFRDVYHLNRHRLSHSDEKPFECPVCQQRFKRKDRMSYHVRSHEGGVHRPYGCSHCGKGFSRPDHLNSHIRQVHSTERPFKCQTCTAAFATKDRLRAHMIRHEEKVPCHVCGKLLSAAYITDHMKVHSDSPNHTCDICNKGFTTAAYLRLHARKHHGITMIQPYRLVCEQCGVFCHTQVQLNGHKGTHVRAAEPIVDDRSCSTDTQGPFLH